The Saprospiraceae bacterium genome includes a window with the following:
- a CDS encoding ABC transporter ATP-binding protein: MKMIDIQNISYAYGKTKVLDHFSHVFERCHFTAIMGVNGSGKSTLIRCINGMNKTSSGQIFIKNKPIDQMSVADIAQHIAYVPQVHQNLFPATVFDTVLAGRIPYMTWRPKTTDIDIVRDILQEMNLTDMALRDINQLSGGERQKVFIARALAQKTDVILLDEPTSNLDLKHQMEIMTLLQNLATTGKTIIMAIHDINMALKYCNRFCMMKNGQLIASSLSSEIDPQLIKTVYDVDAEIVNINGQKILIS, encoded by the coding sequence ATGAAGATGATCGATATTCAAAACATTAGCTATGCTTATGGCAAAACCAAAGTATTGGACCACTTCAGTCATGTTTTTGAGCGTTGTCATTTTACGGCTATAATGGGTGTCAATGGATCTGGCAAATCTACCCTAATCAGATGTATCAATGGGATGAACAAAACATCATCAGGTCAGATTTTTATAAAAAACAAACCAATAGACCAAATGTCCGTGGCTGACATTGCTCAGCATATTGCGTATGTGCCCCAAGTACACCAAAATCTTTTCCCTGCTACTGTTTTTGATACCGTTCTGGCAGGGAGAATCCCATATATGACATGGCGGCCCAAGACAACAGATATAGACATTGTCCGGGACATTCTTCAAGAAATGAATCTAACCGACATGGCACTCAGAGATATCAATCAATTGAGTGGTGGCGAAAGACAAAAAGTATTTATAGCCCGTGCCTTAGCTCAGAAAACCGATGTCATTTTACTAGACGAACCCACATCCAATCTCGACCTGAAGCATCAAATGGAAATCATGACTTTGCTTCAAAATTTAGCTACTACTGGTAAGACCATCATCATGGCCATACATGATATCAATATGGCTTTAAAATATTGTAATCGTTTTTGTATGATGAAAAACGGTCAGTTGATAGCTTCTAGTTTGTCTTCTGAGATTGATCCCCAATTGATAAAAACGGTATATGATGTAGATGCCGAAATTGTTAATATTAACGGTCAAAAAATATTGATTAGTTGA
- a CDS encoding iron ABC transporter permease, protein MISDKKQNQPLLHSYRNYIKSKYLYLVICAILLLFLLAAGIGIGPTSIGWDDIISALQGENSGSSQHVILHLRMPRLFAAMLSGAALAVSGVVMQSVLRNPLGSPFTLGISNAAAFGAAFAYIFLTESSIIHQVSATFPIIQSLIVTLSAFVWAMIACLFILLVARMRGTTPENMILTGIIASTLFTAMTSILQYLADDIKLASIVFWTFGDLSKGGWNELMLQSLILIPVLFYFIRKRMSFNALDSGDDVAYSLGVQVSSFRKTSMVLASLMTACIVSFYGIIAFVGLVIPHIIRRLIGGDERFLLPASALTGAIFLMLCDIVARTVLSPIVIPVGILTSMIGAPMFIFLLIKGKRYQA, encoded by the coding sequence ATGATCAGCGATAAAAAACAAAATCAACCACTGCTTCATTCCTATCGAAACTATATAAAGTCAAAATATCTTTATTTAGTGATTTGTGCGATTCTCTTGCTGTTTTTACTGGCAGCTGGCATTGGTATTGGTCCCACATCTATAGGTTGGGATGATATCATTTCTGCTTTACAGGGCGAAAATAGTGGGTCATCGCAACACGTCATTTTGCATTTGAGAATGCCGAGATTATTTGCAGCGATGCTGAGTGGAGCGGCTTTGGCAGTGTCGGGTGTAGTGATGCAAAGTGTACTTAGGAATCCTTTGGGTTCGCCATTTACATTGGGCATCTCTAATGCAGCCGCTTTTGGTGCTGCGTTTGCCTATATTTTTTTGACTGAAAGCAGTATAATCCATCAAGTATCCGCAACTTTCCCTATCATCCAATCGCTTATAGTCACTTTGTCTGCTTTTGTTTGGGCTATGATTGCATGTCTTTTTATATTATTAGTAGCCAGGATGAGAGGCACCACACCTGAAAACATGATCCTGACCGGAATTATTGCCAGTACATTGTTTACGGCCATGACGTCAATATTACAATATTTGGCAGACGATATAAAATTGGCTTCCATCGTATTTTGGACTTTTGGCGACTTATCCAAGGGTGGATGGAATGAGTTAATGTTACAGTCACTAATTTTAATACCTGTTCTTTTCTATTTTATTAGAAAAAGAATGAGTTTTAATGCATTGGATTCAGGAGATGATGTGGCTTATAGTCTAGGTGTACAAGTATCTTCATTTAGAAAGACTTCCATGGTTTTGGCTTCATTGATGACGGCTTGCATTGTTTCATTTTATGGCATTATTGCATTTGTAGGATTGGTTATTCCACATATTATACGTAGATTGATCGGTGGAGATGAACGTTTTTTATTGCCTGCGTCTGCTTTGACGGGAGCAATTTTTCTGATGCTGTGTGATATTGTAGCCCGAACAGTACTCAGTCCTATTGTCATCCCGGTAGGTATTTTGACGTCAATGATCGGTGCGCCAATGTTCATATTTTTACTTATCAAAGGTAAAAGATATCAAGCATGA
- a CDS encoding ABC transporter substrate-binding protein produces the protein MHSFTKLQQLSLTLCHKNLNVLYKTNYICFLAISSILIFGSCAPSTAKSDGKKREVTDAFGRKIIVSDTIRNIITMKAGALRMICYMGVQNKVKYIEKNDITRKVPYMMANPQLKNLEVLGVGNNFDTESLAMSTADVIIATYMTAAEADALQSKSNKPVFLLQYGDMGTNIDKFYNSLKALGTLFYKTERADSLVQFIQETQNELKKRSGQNIRKISVYIGGIAFNGAQGITSTRAQYPPFLFLDVHNDVDDLKGSLESIGDGQKNMLIDPEQILLWNPKYLFLDVAGSEIWSTEIDGPTYSQLGCLRNNQVFSVLPFNWHSINYENLLCNVWFIGKTIYPESFSDIDVETESRKIYRFFLGQDVYDEMNKLYLPFQNIRNDQR, from the coding sequence ATGCATTCATTCACTAAACTACAGCAACTCTCCTTAACATTGTGCCACAAAAATCTAAACGTTTTGTATAAGACCAATTATATCTGTTTTTTAGCAATTTCATCAATTCTAATCTTTGGATCATGTGCGCCATCTACAGCTAAAAGTGATGGCAAAAAAAGAGAAGTCACAGATGCTTTTGGAAGAAAAATAATTGTAAGTGACACGATACGTAATATAATCACAATGAAAGCGGGTGCCTTGCGTATGATCTGTTATATGGGTGTTCAAAATAAAGTCAAGTACATCGAAAAAAATGATATAACCCGCAAAGTACCTTATATGATGGCAAACCCACAGCTGAAAAATCTGGAAGTTCTGGGTGTAGGCAACAATTTTGATACCGAATCTTTGGCCATGAGTACAGCTGATGTGATCATCGCTACATATATGACAGCTGCCGAAGCAGATGCACTTCAATCCAAGAGCAATAAACCCGTTTTTTTGCTCCAGTACGGTGACATGGGAACCAATATTGATAAGTTTTACAATAGTCTCAAGGCTTTGGGTACTCTTTTTTATAAAACAGAACGCGCTGATAGCCTGGTTCAATTTATCCAAGAAACCCAAAATGAACTTAAAAAAAGATCCGGTCAAAATATACGTAAAATATCAGTGTACATTGGTGGTATCGCTTTTAACGGAGCTCAGGGCATTACTTCTACACGAGCGCAATATCCACCATTTTTATTTTTGGATGTACACAATGATGTGGATGATCTCAAAGGTAGCTTAGAAAGCATCGGTGATGGCCAGAAAAATATGCTCATCGATCCTGAACAGATATTGCTGTGGAATCCCAAATATCTTTTTTTGGATGTGGCAGGGTCTGAAATCTGGAGTACAGAAATCGATGGCCCCACGTACAGTCAATTGGGCTGTTTAAGAAACAATCAGGTATTTAGCGTGCTGCCATTCAACTGGCATAGTATAAATTATGAAAATTTGCTTTGTAACGTTTGGTTTATAGGCAAGACCATATATCCAGAGTCATTTTCAGATATTGATGTGGAAACGGAAAGTAGAAAAATTTACCGTTTTTTTCTTGGGCAAGATGTGTATGATGAAATGAACAAACTATATCTGCCTTTTCAAAACATAAGGAATGATCAGCGATAA
- a CDS encoding type II toxin-antitoxin system VapC family toxin, whose amino-acid sequence MERYLIDTNVVSDYLSDSFTAAGMAFMDIAIDAIPNISIITQIELLCWDSDKMTAQSVKDFIDDSVVMNINANVISYCVALRKGKRIKTPDAIIAATAMA is encoded by the coding sequence ATGGAACGATATCTGATTGATACTAATGTTGTGTCTGATTATCTTTCTGATTCTTTTACTGCTGCTGGAATGGCTTTTATGGATATTGCAATTGACGCTATCCCAAATATTTCAATCATTACACAAATTGAACTGCTGTGCTGGGATTCTGATAAAATGACCGCACAAAGCGTTAAAGATTTTATTGATGATAGTGTAGTAATGAACATTAATGCCAATGTGATTTCGTATTGTGTTGCTTTACGCAAAGGTAAAAGAATAAAAACACCTGATGCCATAATTGCCGCTACTGCTATGGCTTAA
- a CDS encoding HypC/HybG/HupF family hydrogenase formation chaperone, with amino-acid sequence MCLAIPGKIKSIEYKYDGLVRMAKVQFGGITKEASLEMVPAAKEGDYVLVHVGVAISIVNEEEAMLTFKYLEEIGEIDELVEVSQIDRQDL; translated from the coding sequence ATGTGTCTGGCAATACCTGGTAAAATAAAAAGTATAGAATACAAATACGACGGACTTGTACGTATGGCCAAAGTCCAGTTTGGAGGCATCACCAAAGAAGCAAGTCTCGAGATGGTCCCTGCTGCCAAAGAAGGAGATTATGTCCTGGTACACGTAGGAGTAGCCATCAGTATCGTCAATGAAGAAGAAGCCATGCTCACCTTTAAATATCTGGAAGAAATAGGAGAAATAGACGAACTCGTAGAAGTATCGCAAATAGATAGACA